The proteins below come from a single Tissierella sp. MB52-C2 genomic window:
- a CDS encoding peptidase C39 family protein, with protein MFRKIIFILLGVILFMSGCSNLTKTKEIFHSGNLIVNGVEDFKEGERESISINNEDGIVLEDSSLQGKYTSPIIATEDFNELVASWNVDTPEGTEIELLLRVKVEEQWTDWFTYGKWTQNGNRESVNNQEDKIAKMSTDTLEVLWGKDAEAITYSIELRRKNIAAPGPKVKNIFLALKLREEVEDVSALDEEYLVELNVPERSQMVVPEIGNVICSPTSLSMVLEYYGHNIATVEVAEKVLDNGANIYGNWSFNVAYAGTKDIYSYVARFTSIKDIKEKISKDIPVIASIKSQSENSLIGAPQAYPSGHLLVVRGFTVKDGEEYVIVNDPAAPEVETVRREYKVSQFERVWNKMVYILEKK; from the coding sequence ATGTTTAGGAAAATAATCTTTATATTACTGGGGGTAATATTGTTTATGAGTGGATGTAGTAATTTAACTAAAACAAAAGAAATATTCCATAGTGGAAATTTAATTGTCAATGGAGTGGAAGATTTTAAAGAAGGGGAAAGGGAAAGTATTAGTATCAATAATGAAGACGGAATTGTTTTAGAAGATTCATCTCTTCAAGGAAAATATACATCACCAATAATAGCCACAGAAGATTTTAATGAATTAGTAGCTTCTTGGAATGTAGATACACCGGAGGGAACTGAAATTGAACTGCTTCTTAGGGTAAAGGTTGAAGAACAATGGACTGATTGGTTTACTTACGGAAAATGGACTCAAAATGGTAATAGAGAAAGTGTAAATAATCAGGAAGATAAAATTGCAAAAATGTCAACGGACACACTGGAAGTACTTTGGGGAAAAGATGCAGAAGCTATTACCTATAGTATAGAGTTGAGACGTAAAAATATAGCTGCTCCTGGGCCAAAGGTGAAAAATATATTTTTGGCTTTAAAACTTAGGGAGGAAGTAGAGGATGTTTCTGCTTTAGATGAAGAATATTTAGTTGAACTTAATGTACCTGAAAGGTCACAGATGGTAGTCCCTGAAATAGGAAATGTAATATGTAGCCCTACATCCTTATCTATGGTACTGGAATACTATGGACACAATATAGCTACAGTAGAAGTGGCAGAAAAGGTATTAGATAATGGAGCAAACATTTATGGAAATTGGTCTTTTAATGTTGCATACGCAGGTACTAAAGATATATACTCTTATGTGGCTAGATTTACATCTATTAAAGATATAAAAGAAAAGATTTCAAAGGATATTCCTGTTATAGCATCTATAAAATCACAGTCAGAAAACTCCTTAATTGGAGCACCTCAAGCATATCCATCTGGACATTTACTGGTAGTAAGAGGGTTTACAGTCAAAGATGGAGAGGAGTATGTCATAGTAAATGATCCAGCTGCCCCAGAAGTAGAAACAGTACGCAGGGAATATAAAGTATCTCAATTTGAGAGGGTATGGAACAAAATGGTATATATTCTAGAGAAAAAATAG
- a CDS encoding serine hydrolase has product MIKEKVMEEIKTIDEDISIVIKDLTNNQWILKYKEEEVFPSASLIKIPIMIEALYAVQNGEYKLDEKIKIKESDRVEYSLISELKLGEYPLIDLITLMIILSDNTATNILIELLGYHRINEGIKKLDCKNTVLRRKMMDFQAAKEGRENMTSPMDMAIVMEKIYNKSIIDLESCNIMIDILTRQKHRDMLPRYILDEVTIAHKTGELSGLNHDIGIFYLENIHYLMGIFTRNGKDDLEGKRIIGKVSKLVYDLLNN; this is encoded by the coding sequence ATGATAAAAGAAAAGGTTATGGAAGAAATAAAAACAATAGATGAAGATATTTCTATTGTCATAAAAGATTTAACTAATAATCAATGGATATTAAAATATAAGGAAGAAGAAGTATTTCCATCAGCTAGTTTAATAAAGATCCCAATAATGATAGAGGCATTATATGCTGTTCAGAATGGAGAATATAAATTAGATGAAAAAATAAAGATTAAAGAAAGTGATAGAGTTGAATATAGCCTTATATCTGAGTTGAAATTAGGTGAATATCCATTAATAGATTTAATAACTTTAATGATAATCCTTAGTGATAATACTGCTACCAACATTTTGATTGAGCTTTTAGGATACCATAGAATAAATGAAGGCATAAAAAAGCTAGATTGTAAAAATACAGTATTAAGAAGGAAAATGATGGACTTTCAGGCAGCAAAAGAAGGCAGAGAAAATATGACTAGCCCTATGGATATGGCAATAGTCATGGAAAAGATCTATAATAAATCTATAATAGATTTAGAAAGCTGCAATATTATGATAGATATTTTGACTAGGCAAAAGCATAGGGATATGCTGCCTAGATATATTTTAGATGAAGTAACCATAGCTCATAAAACCGGTGAGTTATCTGGACTAAACCATGATATAGGTATTTTTTATTTAGAAAATATCCATTATCTAATGGGAATTTTCACTAGAAATGGAAAAGATGATCTAGAAGGAAAAAGGATCATCGGAAAAGTCTCAAAATTAGTATATGATTTATTAAATAACTAA
- a CDS encoding nucleoside recognition domain-containing protein, with translation MINFIWAGLLIIGFVVGALTGNLEAVTNAAIDNAKTGVDLALGLIGIMTLWLGLMKIAEDSGLVEKLARLLKPLMVWLFPDVPPEHPAMGAMIMNIAANMLGLGNAATPLGLKAMQELQKLSDDKETATDAMVTFLAINTSSVTLIPASTIGILVAAGATNPTEIIGPTLVATTVSTIVAIIVSKIFQRLPKYQIKKADNK, from the coding sequence ATGATTAACTTTATTTGGGCTGGTTTACTTATAATTGGATTTGTAGTTGGAGCCTTAACGGGAAATCTTGAGGCAGTAACTAATGCAGCAATTGACAATGCAAAAACTGGTGTTGACTTAGCCCTAGGACTTATAGGTATCATGACCTTGTGGCTAGGACTTATGAAAATTGCTGAGGATTCAGGTTTAGTAGAAAAACTTGCTAGATTATTGAAGCCATTGATGGTATGGTTATTCCCAGATGTTCCGCCAGAGCATCCTGCCATGGGTGCTATGATAATGAATATAGCTGCAAATATGTTGGGGTTAGGTAATGCAGCTACACCCTTAGGTTTAAAGGCAATGCAAGAGCTGCAAAAACTTAGTGATGACAAGGAAACAGCAACAGATGCCATGGTTACATTCTTAGCCATTAATACTTCGTCAGTAACACTTATTCCTGCATCTACTATTGGAATATTAGTTGCAGCTGGAGCGACAAATCCTACAGAGATAATAGGACCAACACTAGTAGCTACAACAGTGTCAACAATTGTTGCAATTATTGTTTCTAAGATATTTCAGAGGCTACCTAAATATCAAATAAAAAAAGCTGATAATAAATAG
- a CDS encoding SH3 domain-containing C40 family peptidase, which translates to MNSKLGILNKTVVPINLYPKHHSEMADEGLYGMVVKILEDVGEEWYYIETHYDYKGYVHGSNMIMDNTRAAEWMDNADRVIIHGVADVMPEASYKGYVKKMLTRGAIIIATENEKDGWTEIQLSDNSKGWVRTNFIGNRITSYNKNKEMELRENIVKTAMLYLGTQYRWGGKSPLGIDCSGLCSIAYMLNGIIIYRDAIRKDEYMRSITLEEIKSGDLLFFPGHVAMYIGNNKYIHSSAGIDGVKINSLNSRDSDYKEDLAKTITDIGSIF; encoded by the coding sequence TTGAATAGTAAATTAGGAATTTTAAATAAAACTGTAGTACCTATAAACCTTTATCCAAAACATCATAGTGAAATGGCTGATGAAGGTCTATATGGTATGGTAGTAAAGATTTTAGAAGATGTAGGTGAGGAGTGGTATTATATTGAGACCCATTATGACTACAAAGGATATGTCCATGGATCCAATATGATTATGGATAATACTAGAGCCGCTGAATGGATGGACAATGCAGATAGGGTAATTATCCATGGGGTGGCAGATGTAATGCCAGAGGCTAGTTATAAAGGTTATGTTAAGAAGATGCTGACTAGAGGAGCCATAATTATAGCTACAGAAAATGAAAAGGATGGCTGGACAGAAATTCAATTATCTGACAATAGTAAAGGATGGGTTAGAACAAATTTTATAGGAAATAGGATAACTAGCTACAATAAAAATAAAGAAATGGAACTAAGGGAAAACATAGTTAAAACTGCCATGTTATATTTAGGTACCCAGTATAGATGGGGTGGAAAGAGCCCTCTAGGCATAGATTGTTCAGGATTATGTTCCATAGCATATATGTTAAATGGGATTATAATATATAGAGATGCTATTAGAAAAGATGAGTATATGAGAAGTATTACTTTAGAGGAGATAAAGTCAGGAGATCTTCTATTTTTTCCAGGTCATGTGGCAATGTATATAGGGAATAATAAATACATACATTCAAGTGCTGGCATAGATGGAGTTAAGATTAATAGCTTGAATTCTCGAGATTCTGACTATAAAGAAGACTTAGCAAAAACTATTACAGATATAGGCAGCATATTTTAA
- a CDS encoding ABC transporter ATP-binding protein produces the protein MEKENIILSVKDLVIKFKLRGDILTAIREASLDIYEGESLAIVGESGSGKSVFTKSFMGLLDGNGWIDSGSIIFEGEEISKYNKEEDWIKIRGKKIAMVFQDPMTSLNPLRTIGKQVQESVELHQGLKKDEAKKKVIEILEDVGISEPEKRYTQYPHEFSGGMRQRVVIAMAIACNPKVLICDEPTTALDVTIQAQILKLLKSLKEKYQLTTIYITHDLGVVANVADRIAVMYAGDIVEIGKCEEVFYNGQHPYTWSLLSSLPQLGIKGEDLFTIRGTPPNLFYEIKGDAFAPRNPKALKIDFIHRPPYFEVSSSHKAKTWLLDPRAPKVDPPESIKILREKWGVVSNG, from the coding sequence ATGGAAAAGGAAAATATTATATTATCTGTAAAGGATTTAGTAATCAAATTTAAACTAAGAGGTGATATATTAACAGCCATAAGAGAAGCTTCCCTAGATATATATGAAGGAGAAAGTCTAGCCATAGTAGGGGAATCGGGATCTGGAAAGTCGGTTTTTACTAAAAGTTTTATGGGACTGTTAGATGGTAATGGTTGGATAGATTCTGGAAGTATAATATTTGAAGGAGAAGAAATATCAAAATATAATAAGGAAGAAGATTGGATTAAAATTAGAGGAAAGAAAATTGCCATGGTATTCCAAGATCCAATGACATCTCTAAACCCATTAAGAACCATTGGGAAACAAGTTCAAGAATCAGTAGAATTACACCAAGGGTTAAAGAAAGATGAAGCAAAGAAAAAGGTAATAGAAATACTGGAAGATGTGGGAATTTCTGAGCCAGAAAAAAGATATACACAATATCCCCATGAGTTTTCAGGAGGTATGAGACAAAGAGTAGTCATAGCCATGGCAATAGCTTGCAATCCAAAGGTGTTAATATGCGATGAACCTACTACGGCTTTAGACGTAACTATTCAAGCTCAAATCTTAAAATTACTAAAAAGTCTTAAGGAAAAATATCAGTTGACTACTATCTACATTACTCATGACTTAGGAGTTGTTGCCAATGTAGCAGATAGAATAGCAGTTATGTATGCAGGAGATATAGTTGAAATAGGAAAATGTGAGGAAGTATTTTATAATGGACAACATCCATATACCTGGTCACTACTATCTTCCCTCCCTCAACTGGGAATAAAGGGGGAAGATTTATTCACAATTAGAGGTACTCCCCCAAACCTTTTCTATGAAATAAAGGGAGATGCCTTTGCACCTAGAAATCCTAAGGCATTGAAAATTGATTTTATCCATAGACCGCCTTACTTTGAGGTAAGTTCTAGTCATAAGGCAAAGACTTGGCTACTAGACCCTAGGGCACCAAAAGTAGATCCACCAGAATCCATAAAGATACTAAGAGAGAAGTGGGGGGTAGTTAGTAATGGTTAA
- a CDS encoding peptide ABC transporter substrate-binding protein, with protein sequence MKRLMALMLAIMMVLAGCSKGKTDKTLGNEGELVEYSEVYSGEITTLNYLVTANYNEFALAANMVDSLIDYDKYGVLIPGLATEWESSEDGLVWTLKIREGVKWLTYDGKEYAETKAKDFVDAAKYLLDPNNESLTANIFYSVIKNAEEYYNGEIDDFEQVGVKAVDDYTLEYTLKQNTPYFLSMLNYVCFLPVNGDFLEEVGDRFGTDNTNVLYNGAYIMETFEPQTRRILTKNEQYWDKDNIFIDKIKETYNQEAATLAPELFLRGEIDYAEIPASLIEEWMKDSTKKDLVRPIRTTFYTYFYALNFDPKFDAEYEPDNWKIAVNNVNFRKSLFHGLDRKAAMTTAEPYDPEQRLANTITPKSFVDIDGVDYTELGGLKEFANTDSFNEELAKEYRDKAMAELEGKAKFPVIVYMPYNSGGTELANRVQVIEQQLENLLGKDYIDIQIDPKPPTNFLSEVRRSGKYAFLESNWGPDYADPETYTDPFTPGSNYNFPEFVEGYTDANGDKTYTNLTNKAKAEILDIDKRYELFAEAEAFLIKEAFVIPYALGGGGYAAGRLDPFESQYSPFGVSSQRYKGQHLMEKPMNTEEYKAALETWKKERAEALKKQ encoded by the coding sequence ATGAAAAGGCTAATGGCACTGATGTTAGCGATAATGATGGTTTTAGCAGGTTGTTCTAAGGGAAAAACAGATAAGACTTTAGGAAACGAAGGAGAACTTGTTGAATATTCGGAGGTTTATTCAGGAGAAATCACTACATTAAACTACTTAGTAACTGCAAATTATAATGAGTTTGCTTTAGCTGCAAATATGGTAGATAGTTTAATCGACTATGATAAATATGGAGTCCTAATACCTGGTCTAGCAACTGAATGGGAGAGTTCAGAGGATGGATTAGTTTGGACTTTGAAAATCCGTGAGGGAGTAAAATGGCTTACTTATGATGGTAAGGAGTATGCAGAAACTAAGGCAAAAGATTTTGTAGATGCTGCAAAATACTTACTAGATCCTAACAATGAGTCTCTAACAGCAAATATATTTTATAGTGTAATTAAAAATGCAGAGGAGTATTATAATGGAGAAATAGATGATTTTGAACAAGTAGGAGTAAAAGCAGTAGATGATTATACATTGGAATATACTCTTAAACAAAATACCCCATACTTCTTATCAATGCTTAACTATGTTTGTTTCTTACCTGTTAATGGAGATTTCTTAGAAGAGGTAGGAGATAGATTTGGAACTGATAATACTAATGTTTTATATAATGGTGCTTATATAATGGAAACCTTTGAACCACAGACTAGAAGAATCCTTACAAAAAATGAACAGTATTGGGATAAAGACAATATATTTATAGATAAGATAAAGGAGACCTATAACCAAGAGGCTGCAACACTGGCACCAGAACTATTTTTACGTGGAGAAATTGATTATGCTGAGATACCTGCTTCTTTAATAGAAGAATGGATGAAGGATTCAACTAAGAAGGATTTAGTTAGACCAATTAGAACAACTTTTTATACCTATTTCTATGCGTTAAATTTCGACCCTAAATTTGATGCTGAATATGAACCAGATAACTGGAAGATTGCTGTCAATAATGTGAACTTCCGTAAATCCTTATTCCATGGATTAGATAGAAAAGCTGCCATGACAACAGCTGAGCCTTATGATCCAGAACAAAGGTTAGCAAACACCATTACACCAAAGAGCTTTGTTGACATTGACGGAGTAGATTATACTGAACTAGGTGGATTAAAAGAATTCGCAAATACTGATTCCTTTAATGAAGAATTAGCAAAGGAATATAGAGACAAAGCCATGGCAGAGTTAGAAGGGAAGGCAAAGTTTCCGGTAATAGTATATATGCCATATAACTCTGGTGGAACTGAATTGGCAAATAGAGTGCAGGTTATAGAGCAACAGCTGGAAAATTTACTAGGTAAAGATTATATTGATATTCAAATAGATCCAAAACCACCTACAAACTTCTTATCAGAAGTAAGACGTTCAGGGAAATATGCATTTTTAGAATCTAACTGGGGACCTGATTATGCAGATCCTGAAACATATACTGATCCATTTACTCCTGGTTCAAACTATAACTTCCCAGAATTTGTAGAAGGTTATACTGATGCCAATGGAGACAAAACTTATACTAACTTAACAAATAAAGCTAAAGCAGAAATTCTAGACATTGATAAACGTTATGAATTATTTGCTGAAGCAGAGGCATTTTTAATCAAAGAAGCATTTGTTATTCCTTATGCACTTGGCGGTGGAGGATATGCAGCCGGTAGATTAGATCCTTTTGAATCCCAATATTCACCATTTGGAGTATCATCTCAAAGATACAAAGGGCAGCATTTAATGGAAAAACCTATGAATACAGAAGAATATAAGGCTGCACTTGAAACTTGGAAGAAAGAACGTGCAGAGGCACTTAAAAAACAGTAA
- a CDS encoding spore maturation protein: MFVEIMESISIYAIPVIIVGFILFGMAKKVKVYESFTEGAKEGFNTAVRIIPFLVAMLVAIGAFRASGAMELLTKALSPITNLIGMPGEVLPMAFMRPLSGGGAQGIMTDLITTHGTESLIGRMASVMMGSTETTFYVLAVYFGSIAVKKQRHALSVGLLADLAGLLTAVFVTRLFFGM; the protein is encoded by the coding sequence ATGTTTGTAGAAATAATGGAATCAATATCAATTTATGCAATTCCTGTAATAATTGTTGGTTTTATATTGTTTGGAATGGCAAAGAAGGTTAAAGTATATGAGTCCTTTACTGAAGGAGCAAAGGAAGGATTTAATACTGCTGTAAGAATAATACCCTTTCTAGTAGCTATGTTAGTAGCCATAGGAGCTTTTAGAGCATCTGGAGCTATGGAGTTACTTACTAAGGCTTTAAGTCCTATAACTAATTTAATTGGTATGCCAGGAGAAGTATTACCAATGGCATTTATGAGACCACTATCAGGTGGAGGAGCTCAAGGTATAATGACAGATTTAATCACGACTCATGGAACAGAATCTTTAATAGGACGTATGGCATCAGTTATGATGGGTTCTACAGAGACCACATTTTATGTACTAGCAGTATACTTTGGTTCTATAGCTGTGAAAAAGCAAAGACACGCATTGTCAGTTGGACTATTAGCAGATTTAGCAGGACTACTTACAGCAGTATTTGTAACAAGATTATTCTTTGGAATGTAA
- a CDS encoding ATP-binding cassette domain-containing protein, whose product MVNKEKEALLEVKNLRVEFGRKKKNKFVAVKNVNFNIYRGETFGLVGESGSGKTTIGRAIIRLNETAGGDIIFDGEKINGKINKELDKEITKRIQMIFQDPMASLNERAKVDYIVSEGLYNLKNYRDEEERKEKVEKALIDVGLLPEFLSRFPHEFSGGQRQRIGIARSVVMEPELIIADEPISALDVSIRAQVLNLMKELQRNKGLTYLFIAHDLSVVRFITDRVAVIYKGEIVELAETEKLYKNPLHPYTRSLFSAIPLPDPREERNKVLEVYDPDCHDYENNPPKWVEIEPEHFVLANDEELAKYIKMLNN is encoded by the coding sequence ATGGTTAATAAAGAGAAGGAGGCCTTATTAGAGGTAAAAAATTTAAGGGTAGAATTTGGCAGAAAAAAGAAGAATAAATTTGTAGCTGTAAAAAACGTGAATTTTAATATATATAGGGGAGAAACCTTTGGATTAGTTGGAGAATCTGGATCTGGAAAGACAACCATAGGCAGAGCCATAATAAGGCTAAATGAAACAGCAGGCGGAGATATTATATTTGATGGAGAAAAGATTAACGGAAAAATAAATAAGGAATTAGATAAGGAAATAACTAAAAGAATTCAAATGATATTTCAAGACCCTATGGCATCATTAAATGAAAGGGCAAAGGTAGATTATATAGTATCAGAGGGACTTTATAATCTAAAAAACTATAGAGATGAAGAAGAACGGAAGGAAAAGGTAGAAAAGGCATTAATCGACGTTGGATTGTTACCTGAATTTCTAAGTCGTTTTCCCCATGAATTCTCAGGTGGACAGAGGCAAAGAATAGGAATTGCAAGATCTGTAGTAATGGAGCCTGAGTTAATAATAGCAGATGAGCCTATATCGGCACTAGATGTATCTATTCGAGCTCAAGTATTAAACTTAATGAAGGAATTACAGAGAAATAAAGGATTAACTTATTTATTTATAGCCCATGACTTATCCGTAGTAAGATTTATAACAGATAGAGTAGCTGTTATTTATAAAGGTGAAATAGTGGAATTGGCTGAAACTGAAAAGCTTTATAAAAATCCTCTCCATCCATATACCAGATCTTTGTTCTCTGCTATTCCACTACCTGATCCACGGGAGGAAAGAAATAAAGTATTAGAAGTTTATGATCCAGATTGCCATGATTATGAAAACAATCCGCCAAAATGGGTGGAAATAGAGCCTGAACATTTTGTATTAGCAAATGATGAGGAGTTAGCAAAATATATAAAAATGCTAAATAATTAA
- a CDS encoding ABC transporter permease, with protein MLKYSIKRLLQSLFTLFIIVTIVFLLMRLLPEEGYFGASYEKLDEQQREAILTSMGLRDPIHKQLVNFYKNILTGNLGQSITFRPKVPVIDIIKDKVPYSLYFGLAAIGMSLSVGVTLGIAMAKNKNKFWDRFGTGYVVFIRAVPAAVYFLFLQLYITGIFKLPMLFDIDKPKTWILPVISMSLGGIASYAMWMRRYMVDELNKDYVKLARAKGLKSKSIMVKHIFRNAFVPMAQYLPASILFTIAGSIYIESLYSIPGMGGLLVEVIKRQDNTLVQALVLIYSSIGIVGLFLGDLLMAIFDPRINLDKKGGAR; from the coding sequence ATGCTAAAATATTCTATTAAAAGATTATTACAATCTTTGTTTACCCTGTTCATCATAGTTACCATAGTCTTTCTTCTTATGCGATTACTTCCTGAAGAAGGATATTTTGGGGCTTCCTATGAAAAATTAGATGAACAACAAAGAGAAGCTATATTGACCAGTATGGGACTTAGGGACCCTATACATAAACAATTAGTTAATTTCTATAAAAATATATTAACTGGTAATCTAGGGCAATCTATTACCTTTAGACCTAAGGTGCCTGTTATAGACATAATAAAAGATAAGGTACCATATTCCTTATACTTTGGATTGGCAGCCATAGGAATGTCCTTATCTGTGGGAGTAACCTTAGGAATAGCCATGGCCAAAAATAAAAATAAGTTTTGGGATAGGTTTGGAACAGGATATGTTGTATTTATAAGGGCAGTGCCTGCTGCTGTATATTTTCTATTCTTACAATTATATATAACAGGGATTTTCAAATTGCCAATGCTATTCGATATAGATAAACCTAAGACTTGGATTTTACCAGTCATATCCATGTCATTAGGTGGAATAGCCAGTTATGCAATGTGGATGAGAAGATATATGGTAGATGAACTTAATAAAGACTATGTTAAATTAGCCAGAGCTAAAGGGCTGAAAAGTAAGTCTATAATGGTAAAACATATATTTCGTAATGCTTTCGTTCCAATGGCACAATATCTGCCGGCATCTATATTGTTTACCATAGCAGGTTCAATTTATATAGAATCCTTATATTCAATTCCAGGTATGGGAGGACTATTGGTAGAGGTTATAAAAAGACAAGATAACACCTTAGTACAGGCTTTAGTACTTATATACTCATCAATAGGTATAGTTGGATTATTTTTAGGAGATTTACTTATGGCCATATTTGATCCTCGGATAAATTTAGACAAAAAAGGGGGCGCTAGATAA
- a CDS encoding ABC transporter permease, translating into MGKGAVNKLTEVISNDLFQFAEYNEAEAKRGGYSNYSYWRSTWQVFIQNKVAVFLLTLMALLLIFTMIQPYLPNQKVPTEIHINPDTKLPLSNNPPDSEFLFGTNSIGQDLWSRIWSGARTSLLIGLIVGVWEAVIGITIGAMWGYIPWLDRPITEIYNVINNIPKTIILVLMTYIMKPSLYTMIIAMGLTSWIDMARFVRNLTVIIRDREYNLASKCLGTPTKRIITKNLLPYLVSVIMLSIALSIPQTIGYEVFLTYIGLGLPVSIPSLGNLINEGRLLMMAPTQRYQLIFPSIIISIITISFYMMGNVFSDAADPKNHV; encoded by the coding sequence ATGGGAAAAGGTGCAGTAAATAAATTAACAGAGGTCATAAGCAATGACTTATTCCAGTTTGCAGAATATAATGAAGCAGAAGCTAAACGTGGAGGTTATTCAAACTACTCTTATTGGCGTTCCACCTGGCAAGTTTTTATACAGAATAAAGTAGCAGTTTTTCTTTTAACTCTAATGGCTCTTTTATTAATATTTACAATGATTCAGCCTTATTTGCCAAATCAAAAGGTGCCAACTGAGATTCATATAAATCCAGATACGAAATTGCCCCTTTCAAATAATCCGCCTGATTCAGAGTTTTTGTTTGGAACAAATTCCATTGGGCAAGATCTTTGGTCACGTATATGGAGTGGTGCTAGAACATCACTTCTCATTGGATTAATAGTAGGGGTTTGGGAAGCAGTGATAGGAATTACTATAGGTGCCATGTGGGGATATATACCGTGGCTAGATAGACCTATAACAGAAATATATAATGTAATAAACAATATTCCAAAAACTATAATATTAGTCTTAATGACTTATATAATGAAGCCAAGTTTATATACCATGATAATCGCCATGGGGTTAACTAGTTGGATTGATATGGCTCGTTTTGTAAGAAATCTAACTGTCATTATTAGAGATAGAGAGTATAACTTAGCATCAAAGTGTTTAGGTACTCCTACTAAGAGGATTATAACTAAAAACCTATTGCCTTATCTAGTCTCGGTCATAATGTTGAGTATTGCATTATCAATTCCTCAGACCATAGGATATGAAGTGTTTTTAACTTATATAGGTTTAGGACTTCCAGTTAGTATTCCATCCTTAGGAAACCTTATAAATGAAGGAAGGCTCCTTATGATGGCTCCAACACAAAGATACCAATTGATTTTTCCATCAATAATTATTTCAATAATAACAATTTCATTTTATATGATGGGAAATGTTTTTTCTGATGCGGCAGACCCAAAAAACCACGTATAG
- a CDS encoding LD-carboxypeptidase, with amino-acid sequence MIKPKALKQGDTIGVIAPASPTTEENVKTAYDKLAEMGFKVKMGKSPYERYGYLSGKDNVRAEDINEMFKDKEIDGIICMRGGYGTPRILDLIDYEAIRDNPKVFVGYSDITALHIAFTQISNLVTYHGPMVSSDIIGSFSDFSRDSLYKAIMGTEAIGTISNPLGEDIVTINGGIAEGTIIGGNLSLIVDTIGTPYEIDVKDKILFIEEVGEEPYNIDRMLNQLRLSGKLQEASGIILGDFNNCVSDKHDENLTLERVIEDHIKPVGKPTIYNLQAGHCEPMITLPFGVKARLDADKKELIILETCTE; translated from the coding sequence ATGATTAAACCAAAAGCGTTAAAACAGGGTGATACCATAGGAGTTATTGCACCAGCCAGTCCTACTACAGAAGAAAATGTAAAAACAGCTTACGATAAACTTGCAGAAATGGGTTTTAAAGTAAAGATGGGAAAAAGTCCCTATGAAAGATATGGTTATTTATCAGGAAAAGATAATGTAAGAGCAGAAGATATAAATGAGATGTTTAAGGACAAGGAAATAGACGGAATTATATGCATGAGAGGTGGATATGGAACTCCTCGTATTCTAGATTTAATAGATTACGAGGCCATAAGAGATAATCCAAAGGTGTTTGTAGGATATAGTGATATTACGGCTCTCCATATAGCTTTTACTCAAATATCTAATTTAGTTACTTATCATGGGCCCATGGTATCTTCGGATATAATAGGAAGTTTTTCTGACTTTTCTAGAGATAGTCTTTATAAGGCAATTATGGGAACAGAAGCTATAGGAACTATATCTAATCCATTAGGAGAAGATATAGTTACAATAAATGGTGGTATAGCAGAAGGAACTATAATAGGAGGAAACTTATCCTTAATAGTTGATACAATAGGTACTCCTTATGAGATAGATGTAAAGGATAAAATCCTATTTATTGAAGAAGTAGGAGAAGAACCATATAATATAGATAGAATGCTAAATCAATTAAGATTATCAGGAAAATTACAGGAAGCCAGCGGTATAATACTTGGAGACTTCAATAACTGTGTATCTGATAAACATGATGAAAATCTAACATTAGAACGAGTAATAGAAGATCACATAAAGCCAGTGGGAAAACCTACTATATATAATCTACAGGCAGGACATTGTGAGCCTATGATTACATTACCCTTTGGAGTAAAGGCTCGCCTTGATGCTGATAAAAAGGAACTTATAATATTGGAAACTTGTACAGAGTAA